Proteins encoded in a region of the Paenibacillus wynnii genome:
- the fabI gene encoding enoyl-ACP reductase FabI has protein sequence MGEMLTGKNIVVMGVANDRSIAWAIAQSLSDQGARLAFTYENERVESRVRKLAETLPGSIILPCDVTVDNDIDTLATELEERFGELHGIVHSIAFAKDEDLEGRFANTSRAGFALAHDISAYSLVAVAQRLHPLMTEGGSIITMTYMGSERVMRNYNVMGVAKAALEASVRYLASDLGPDNIRVNAISAGPIRTLAAKGISDFNSILRIVEEKAPLRRGTDTAEVGDTAMFLMSHLSRGITGEVIHVDGGYHIIGG, from the coding sequence ATGGGAGAGATGTTAACCGGAAAAAACATCGTCGTTATGGGCGTGGCGAATGATCGGAGCATTGCCTGGGCCATTGCCCAGAGCTTGTCAGATCAGGGCGCACGCCTAGCTTTTACATACGAGAATGAACGGGTAGAAAGTCGCGTACGCAAGCTGGCGGAGACACTCCCGGGCTCAATTATCCTGCCATGTGACGTAACGGTTGATAATGATATTGATACCTTAGCGACGGAGCTTGAGGAACGCTTTGGCGAGCTGCACGGTATAGTGCATAGTATCGCTTTTGCCAAAGATGAAGATTTGGAAGGCCGCTTTGCGAATACTTCACGGGCTGGATTTGCACTCGCTCATGACATCAGCGCGTATTCCCTGGTGGCTGTAGCCCAGCGTCTGCATCCGTTAATGACTGAGGGCGGTTCAATAATTACAATGACATACATGGGCTCGGAACGAGTAATGCGTAACTACAACGTTATGGGAGTCGCCAAGGCCGCACTTGAAGCATCGGTTCGTTATTTGGCAAGTGATCTTGGACCGGACAATATTCGTGTCAATGCCATTTCGGCAGGACCGATTCGTACGCTGGCCGCTAAGGGGATCAGTGATTTCAACTCGATTCTGCGTATTGTTGAGGAAAAAGCTCCTCTTCGGCGGGGCACCGATACAGCAGAGGTAGGGGATACGGCTATGTTCTTGATGAGCCATCTGTCCCGCGGAATTACTGGAGAAGTTATCCATGTTGATGGGGGATATCACATCATCGGCGGTTAA
- the uvsE gene encoding UV DNA damage repair endonuclease UvsE, which produces MIVRFGYVAMSTVIPDCSPSKTMTMASFNKIGDREAAVRRLESIGRMNLHNTHRLLRHNVGSDIKVYRLTSKLIPLATHPDLQDWNPFAALADAFQEVGSFIKKHGIRVSFHPDHFTVLSTPRPEVLSSSIRDLQHHTRMLKALDLPCTAKNNIHIGGAYGDKPSAAARFHEQFGNLPLELRERITLENDDKTFNAPETLAVCQGLGLPMVLDIHHQWVNNEGELPWELWEDIQKTWQSPLALTDVGPGEHLPPKIHVSSPRSPTDPRSHAEGVEPAPILAFLRRIAASTPAVDVMIEAKAKDGALFDLMEAMKELAEVGNGITLLDGASVNIDP; this is translated from the coding sequence ATGATTGTCCGATTTGGATACGTGGCAATGTCGACGGTCATCCCAGACTGCTCCCCATCCAAGACCATGACGATGGCATCCTTCAACAAAATAGGTGACCGTGAGGCGGCAGTAAGACGGCTAGAGAGTATCGGCCGAATGAATCTGCACAATACCCATCGTCTGCTTAGGCATAATGTTGGGTCTGATATTAAGGTGTACCGCCTCACCTCCAAGCTGATTCCGCTGGCTACGCATCCTGATTTGCAGGACTGGAATCCTTTTGCGGCGCTGGCGGATGCCTTTCAGGAAGTAGGCAGCTTTATCAAAAAGCATGGGATCAGAGTCTCTTTCCATCCTGATCATTTTACGGTCCTTAGTACTCCACGACCGGAAGTGTTGTCCAGTTCTATCCGTGATTTACAACACCATACCCGGATGCTCAAAGCGCTGGACTTGCCATGTACAGCTAAGAATAATATTCATATCGGGGGCGCTTATGGGGACAAGCCTTCGGCAGCGGCTCGTTTTCATGAACAATTCGGCAATCTTCCCTTGGAATTGCGGGAACGCATCACACTGGAGAATGATGACAAGACATTCAACGCACCTGAGACACTGGCGGTATGCCAGGGACTTGGGCTGCCAATGGTCCTCGATATCCATCATCAGTGGGTGAACAATGAGGGAGAACTGCCTTGGGAATTATGGGAGGATATACAGAAGACCTGGCAGAGTCCGCTCGCATTAACGGATGTCGGTCCCGGAGAGCATCTGCCTCCCAAGATTCATGTCTCCAGTCCTCGCAGTCCTACTGACCCCCGAAGTCATGCTGAAGGAGTCGAGCCGGCACCGATCCTTGCTTTTCTCAGACGGATTGCTGCATCTACTCCGGCCGTTGACGTGATGATTGAGGCCAAAGCTAAGGATGGCGCACTGTTTGATCTGATGGAGGCCATGAAAGAGCTGGCAGAGGTGGGTAATGGAATTACTTTGCTAGACGGAGCCAGCGTTAATATCGATCCGTAA
- a CDS encoding D-alanine--D-alanine ligase — translation MGNPKLTVGLTYGGKSGEHEVSLQTAFAVMNAFDYDKYEIVPFYITKQGLWKVGKTLSAPFGRIEELKLADAPEDMGTALNAVFSGLSGGEKAVDVMFPLLHGTHGEDGTIQGLFEMANIPYVGAGVLASAAGMDKVVMKKLFAEAGLDQCLYCYFSVSAWKRQGYELITNVEDKLGYPVFVKPANLGSSVGISKAVDKESLIKAVEFAFKYDTKVIIEEFVDARELEVSVLGNDEPEASVPGEIVSSGEYYDYAAKYIDGKSQMLIPAPVDCEVADHLRESAITAFRAIEGSGITRADFFMRRSDGKILINEVNTMPGFTPFSMYPLLWRETGLSYKALLDRMIELALERYEFKQSLKYDNEQ, via the coding sequence ATGGGGAACCCAAAACTAACCGTAGGACTTACGTACGGCGGCAAATCCGGAGAACATGAAGTATCGCTTCAGACGGCTTTTGCAGTTATGAACGCTTTTGACTACGATAAATACGAGATTGTACCTTTTTATATTACTAAGCAGGGACTTTGGAAGGTTGGAAAGACGCTGTCGGCACCTTTTGGCCGGATAGAAGAGCTCAAGCTTGCTGACGCTCCAGAAGATATGGGCACTGCCCTTAATGCAGTATTCAGCGGATTGTCCGGCGGGGAAAAAGCAGTAGATGTAATGTTCCCTCTTTTACATGGTACCCATGGTGAGGACGGAACCATCCAAGGATTATTCGAAATGGCGAATATCCCTTACGTTGGTGCAGGGGTTCTTGCTTCGGCGGCCGGCATGGATAAAGTAGTAATGAAGAAGCTGTTCGCAGAGGCTGGGCTTGATCAGTGCCTGTATTGCTACTTCAGTGTTAGCGCATGGAAACGCCAAGGCTATGAGTTGATCACAAACGTTGAGGATAAGCTGGGTTATCCGGTGTTCGTGAAACCTGCCAATCTGGGCTCCAGTGTAGGTATTTCCAAGGCCGTTGATAAGGAAAGCCTGATCAAAGCTGTTGAATTCGCCTTCAAATATGATACAAAGGTTATCATTGAAGAATTCGTGGACGCACGTGAACTAGAGGTTAGTGTCTTAGGCAATGATGAGCCTGAAGCTTCTGTCCCGGGTGAAATCGTCTCTTCTGGTGAATATTACGATTATGCTGCAAAATATATTGATGGCAAATCGCAAATGCTTATTCCGGCTCCGGTTGACTGTGAGGTTGCGGACCACCTGAGGGAATCGGCAATAACAGCTTTTAGAGCTATTGAAGGTAGCGGAATAACACGTGCAGATTTCTTTATGCGCAGGTCTGACGGCAAAATATTGATCAATGAGGTCAATACCATGCCGGGCTTCACACCTTTCAGTATGTATCCTCTGTTGTGGCGGGAAACCGGCCTCTCTTACAAAGCACTGCTGGACCGTATGATAGAGCTTGCTCTGGAGCGTTATGAATTCAAACAAAGTCTGAAGTACGACAACGAGCAATAA
- a CDS encoding amidase domain-containing protein yields MMEQQWKQCLYLYVDQINRGRVEPRIELKHTAVNDPRFLMEQGERSRRLEEWYDARDIKPLRGETGVKVLRVVRETPSEVIAEISLHSALFYEKGGITHREDIVNSERLTFVHEGKTWEVASVERAVPERQAVRRPAADTFKRITDWDHEPMPLPQPLLNRSLLGGISGNREVLYNRQAAAAYADRWWQEGNPEFETFAVDCTNYVSQCLFAGGAPINYTGKRETGWWYKGYTGKQEWWSFSWTVSDSLQRYLSTGRSNGLRAEVVERPEQLMLGDVIQYDWDGNGQYQHSTIVTALDAGGMPLVNAHTVSSRHRYWDYRDSYAWNDRTVYRFFHIHDYL; encoded by the coding sequence ATTATGGAGCAACAGTGGAAACAGTGTCTATATCTGTACGTGGATCAAATCAATAGAGGGCGGGTGGAGCCACGGATAGAGCTTAAGCATACAGCCGTGAATGATCCACGCTTTTTAATGGAGCAAGGGGAGCGGAGCAGACGGCTGGAAGAGTGGTATGATGCCAGAGACATCAAGCCTCTGCGCGGTGAGACTGGAGTGAAAGTCCTGAGGGTTGTAAGAGAGACTCCTTCAGAGGTGATTGCTGAGATATCACTGCATAGTGCCCTGTTTTATGAAAAAGGGGGCATTACCCACCGGGAGGATATTGTGAATTCAGAACGGCTAACCTTTGTGCACGAGGGAAAAACGTGGGAGGTTGCCTCTGTGGAGCGAGCTGTTCCCGAACGTCAAGCCGTCCGCCGTCCTGCCGCGGATACCTTCAAAAGAATTACGGACTGGGATCATGAACCGATGCCGCTTCCGCAGCCGCTTCTTAACCGTAGCTTATTGGGAGGCATTTCAGGTAATCGGGAGGTTCTTTACAACCGTCAGGCCGCTGCTGCTTATGCTGACCGCTGGTGGCAGGAAGGGAATCCGGAGTTTGAGACTTTTGCCGTGGATTGTACGAATTATGTCTCCCAATGTCTCTTTGCAGGGGGGGCACCTATCAACTATACTGGTAAAAGGGAAACGGGCTGGTGGTATAAAGGTTATACCGGAAAGCAGGAATGGTGGAGCTTCAGTTGGACTGTATCAGACAGTCTGCAGCGCTATTTAAGCACAGGCCGAAGCAATGGTCTGCGCGCAGAAGTTGTAGAGCGTCCTGAACAGCTTATGCTGGGTGATGTCATTCAATACGATTGGGATGGGAATGGTCAGTACCAACACAGTACGATTGTTACGGCCTTGGATGCAGGCGGAATGCCGCTGGTCAATGCACATACGGTCAGCAGCCGTCACCGGTATTGGGATTATCGTGATTCCTATGCGTGGAACGACAGAACCGTGTACCGTTTTTTTCATATTCATGACTATTTATAA
- the acnA gene encoding aconitate hydratase AcnA codes for MPSKDHFSLARNLESGGKTYRYYDLQSLEEQGLGDITSLPFSIKVLLEAAVRQFDGRAITEDHVKQLAGWAGGADRNKEIPFIPARIVLQDFTGVPVVVDLAAMRDTVKKAGGDPKTINPLVPVDLVIDHSVMVDAFGTADALDYNINVEFERNEERYRFLRWAQTAFNNFRAVPPSTGIVHQVNLEYLASVATTKTVDGETVVYPDSLVGTDSHTTMINGLGVVGWGVGGIEAEAGMLGQPLYFVTPDVVGFKLTGSLMEGATATDLALTVTQMLRKKGVVGKFVEFYGPGLANISLADRATVANMAPEYGATIGFFPVDDETLAYLRSTGRPDDLVALVENYYKAQGMFRTSDTPDPQFSDFIEMDLASVVPSLAGPKRPQDRIELTHMKENFEGIIRTPVDKGGYGLSDEKIAQTVDIQHKNGSSSKLRTGAVVIAAITSCTNTSNPSVMLGAGLLAKKAVERGLTKPGYVKSSLTPGSLVVTEYLEKANLLKPLEALGFYVAGYGCATCIGNSGPLPDEVSQAIIDNDMTVAAVISGNRNFEGRVHAQVKANYLASPPLVVAYALAGTVDIDLQTEPLGFDPQGEPVFLKDIWPSSAEIHAAISQSLSPEMFRRKYENVFTANERWNSIAVPEGELYEWDDNSTYIQNPPFFEHLADGLGDIENISNSRVLALLADSVTTDHISPAGNISASGPAGEYLRDHGVERADFNSYGSRRGNHEVMMRGTFANIRIRNAVAPGTEGGVTTFLPSEEVMSIYDASMLYQAAGQNLVVIAGKEYGTGSSRDWAAKGTLLLGVKAVIAESFERIHRSNLVGMGVLPLQFQEGHGWSSLGLTGRESFDITGLDNNVLPSQELTVTATREDGTKFDFPVIARLDSTVDIDYYRNGGILQTVLRQMLADATSTTEALPVD; via the coding sequence ATGCCAAGCAAGGACCACTTCTCGCTGGCCCGTAACCTGGAGTCGGGCGGCAAGACTTACCGCTATTATGATCTTCAATCCCTTGAGGAACAAGGTCTCGGGGACATCACATCACTTCCTTTTTCCATTAAAGTACTGCTTGAAGCAGCTGTCCGCCAGTTCGATGGGCGCGCGATTACAGAAGATCATGTGAAGCAGCTGGCCGGATGGGCCGGCGGTGCAGACCGCAACAAGGAAATCCCTTTTATCCCGGCTCGTATAGTCCTGCAGGATTTCACGGGTGTACCGGTAGTTGTAGATCTTGCAGCTATGCGTGATACCGTTAAAAAGGCGGGCGGCGATCCGAAGACGATTAACCCGCTTGTACCGGTTGATCTCGTTATTGACCACTCTGTAATGGTTGATGCCTTTGGTACCGCGGATGCTTTGGATTACAACATTAATGTTGAATTTGAACGTAATGAAGAACGCTACCGCTTCCTGCGCTGGGCGCAGACAGCATTTAATAATTTCCGTGCAGTTCCTCCTTCCACCGGTATCGTTCACCAGGTAAATCTGGAGTATTTGGCTTCCGTGGCTACTACCAAAACCGTTGACGGCGAAACAGTCGTTTACCCGGATTCCCTTGTAGGAACTGACTCCCATACGACTATGATTAACGGTCTTGGTGTTGTCGGCTGGGGTGTGGGCGGTATTGAAGCAGAAGCAGGCATGCTCGGGCAGCCGTTGTATTTTGTCACACCGGATGTTGTTGGTTTCAAGCTTACCGGCAGCCTTATGGAAGGGGCTACTGCGACCGATTTGGCTCTGACCGTTACTCAAATGCTTCGTAAGAAAGGTGTCGTTGGCAAGTTCGTAGAATTCTACGGACCGGGACTCGCGAATATCAGTCTTGCAGATCGGGCAACAGTAGCCAACATGGCTCCAGAATACGGAGCTACCATTGGATTCTTCCCTGTAGATGATGAAACCTTGGCTTATTTGAGAAGCACAGGTCGCCCTGATGACTTGGTAGCCTTGGTAGAGAACTATTATAAGGCTCAAGGCATGTTCCGCACTTCGGATACTCCAGATCCACAGTTCAGCGACTTCATAGAGATGGATTTGGCTTCGGTTGTACCGAGTTTGGCAGGACCGAAACGCCCTCAAGACCGGATTGAGCTGACCCATATGAAGGAGAACTTCGAGGGCATCATCCGTACGCCTGTAGATAAGGGTGGCTATGGCCTCAGTGATGAGAAAATTGCCCAAACTGTTGATATTCAACATAAGAATGGCAGCTCAAGCAAGCTACGCACAGGTGCAGTAGTCATTGCAGCTATTACGAGCTGTACGAATACCTCTAACCCAAGTGTTATGCTGGGTGCTGGATTATTGGCTAAGAAAGCTGTTGAACGCGGACTTACCAAACCAGGTTATGTTAAGAGCAGCTTGACTCCGGGATCCCTTGTTGTAACAGAGTACCTGGAGAAAGCCAACTTGCTTAAGCCGCTTGAAGCCTTAGGTTTCTACGTAGCGGGTTACGGCTGTGCTACTTGTATTGGTAACTCCGGCCCGCTTCCGGATGAAGTTAGTCAGGCCATTATCGACAATGACATGACGGTAGCCGCTGTAATTTCCGGTAACCGGAACTTCGAAGGCCGTGTTCATGCTCAGGTTAAGGCCAACTATCTTGCTTCTCCGCCACTTGTCGTTGCTTATGCGCTGGCAGGTACAGTAGATATCGATTTGCAGACGGAACCGCTTGGATTTGATCCACAGGGAGAGCCTGTATTCCTCAAAGACATCTGGCCGTCCTCCGCAGAAATTCATGCAGCCATTAGCCAATCCCTTAGCCCGGAAATGTTCCGCCGCAAATATGAGAATGTGTTCACTGCTAATGAGCGTTGGAACTCCATTGCTGTACCAGAAGGCGAGCTGTACGAGTGGGATGACAATTCTACTTACATTCAGAATCCGCCATTCTTCGAGCATCTTGCAGATGGTCTTGGCGATATCGAAAATATCAGTAACTCGCGTGTACTGGCACTTTTGGCTGATTCCGTTACGACGGATCATATTTCGCCAGCCGGTAATATCTCTGCCTCCGGTCCAGCCGGCGAATATTTACGTGACCATGGCGTAGAGCGTGCAGATTTCAATTCCTACGGCTCACGCCGCGGAAATCATGAGGTCATGATGCGCGGTACGTTCGCCAATATCCGGATTCGTAACGCCGTTGCTCCAGGCACAGAAGGCGGAGTTACCACCTTCCTGCCGAGTGAGGAAGTAATGTCGATCTATGATGCTTCCATGCTGTACCAAGCCGCCGGCCAAAATCTCGTCGTAATTGCCGGTAAAGAATACGGTACAGGCAGCTCTCGTGACTGGGCTGCTAAGGGTACTCTCCTGCTGGGCGTTAAGGCGGTCATCGCTGAGAGCTTCGAGCGGATACACCGCAGTAATCTCGTGGGCATGGGTGTTCTTCCGCTGCAATTCCAGGAAGGTCATGGCTGGAGCAGTCTTGGTCTTACCGGTCGTGAGTCCTTTGACATTACCGGCCTGGATAACAATGTCCTGCCAAGTCAAGAGTTGACCGTTACTGCCACCCGTGAGGACGGTACGAAGTTCGACTTCCCTGTAATCGCACGGCTTGACAGCACGGTGGATATTGATTACTACCGGAACGGCGGCATTCTACAAACGGTACTTCGCCAAATGTTGGCGGATGCCACTTCTACAACAGAAGCATTACCTGTAGATTAA
- a CDS encoding IclR family transcriptional regulator, which yields MEDRKLTVRAVERALDILLCFTRESDLGLTEIASQIGLHKSTVHRLLTTLEEKGFLIRNPATEKYRLGIRIWELSTHLPAFDEPAALLLPAMERLRDRLGETVSLYLRDGTERVRIQAVQSQQAIRRVAQIGARLPLSVGASSKVLAAYAPPEVQKALLEGQDWPSTVDRMVYAKQLKDITRLGYATSLEEREPGAAAVAVPIVGRSGNVVAALSLSGPVSRLSKETLIDYAAVLIEAAGEMGMMIP from the coding sequence GTGGAAGACCGGAAACTTACAGTACGCGCTGTAGAACGGGCGCTGGATATATTGCTATGTTTTACACGGGAAAGTGATCTGGGATTAACGGAGATCGCGTCGCAAATTGGACTTCATAAGAGTACTGTACATAGGCTGCTTACCACTCTGGAGGAGAAGGGGTTTCTCATTCGCAATCCGGCAACCGAGAAGTATCGGTTAGGTATTCGCATCTGGGAGTTGTCAACGCATCTCCCGGCCTTTGATGAACCTGCTGCATTGTTGCTTCCCGCTATGGAACGGCTGCGGGACCGGCTTGGTGAGACGGTTAGTTTATATCTGCGTGATGGAACCGAACGGGTACGCATTCAGGCTGTTCAGAGTCAACAGGCCATACGGCGTGTCGCACAGATTGGCGCAAGGCTTCCTTTATCTGTAGGAGCATCAAGCAAAGTACTGGCAGCTTATGCTCCTCCTGAGGTGCAGAAGGCGTTGCTGGAGGGACAGGATTGGCCTTCAACTGTAGATCGAATGGTCTATGCTAAACAGTTGAAAGACATCACGAGGTTGGGTTATGCGACCAGTCTCGAGGAGCGGGAGCCCGGTGCCGCCGCTGTAGCTGTACCTATTGTCGGTCGAAGCGGAAATGTAGTGGCGGCTTTGTCGCTTTCGGGACCGGTTAGCCGTCTTTCTAAGGAGACGCTGATTGACTATGCAGCTGTGCTAATTGAGGCTGCGGGTGAAATGGGTATGATGATTCCTTAA